The Nitrospirota bacterium DNA segment CCGGAAATTGATATCCCCGCGCCTGATATCGGCACCAATGAGCAGATTATGGCCTGGATGATGGATACCTATAGTCAGCATAAAGGCTATTCCGTCCCGGGGATTGTTACGGGAAAGCCCCTGAGCATCGGGGGGTCGATGGGAAGGAATGCCGCAACGGGTCAGGGACTGGTTTACATTCTGGCCGAGGCCTTAAAACAAAAAAACACCTCGCTCGCCGGTAAGGAAGTTGTGATTCAGGGGTTTGGGAACGTTGGCTTCAATACGGCTGAAATTTTATTTAAAGAGGGGTGTAAAATTGTCGGAATCTCCGACGCGTTTTCCGGATTATATGATCCCAAAGGTCTTTCAATTTCCAAACTCATCGAACATGTTAAAAAGGAAAAGGTCGTTGACGGGTTTCCAGAAGGGGAGAAGATCACAAATGAAGACCTGTTTTCCCTTAAATGCGACGTGGTGATCCCCGCGGCGATTTCTAACCAGATCACTCATAAAAACGCTAAAAAACTTCAATGTTCAATCGTTTTGGAAGGGGCAAACGGCCCGACCTCTCTTGAGGCCGATGTGATTTTAAGAGACCGGGGAATTTGGGTGATTCCCGATATCCTCGCGAACGCCGGAGGGGTTACCGTCTCTTATTTTGAATGGGTTCAGGGAATGCAAAACTTTTTCTGGAAAGAAAAAGAGGTGATGGAAAAACTGAAAGAGGTGATGACCGGCGCGTTTTTAAACGTCTTTGAAACCGCCCGGAAAGAAAAGGTTGACCTTCGCACAGCCGCTTTAATGCTGGGAATTAAAAAAATTTCCGATGCTTATCTTGCCAGAGGGTTATTTCCATAGAACGTTCAGGGCACGGACGATTTGCCCGTATAAAAATTGCTTTTCATGTAAGCGTTAAAACCTGCCTTTAAGAGATAGTTTCCGACAGCCGCAACCGGTACCGAAAATAACAGGCCCATCACCCCAAAAAGTTTTCCTCCCGTTAATAAAACCAGAATCATCAGTAACGGATGGAGACCGATCCTGTGCCCAACGATTTTTGGATTTAAATAATATCCGTCGAGCAAATGCCCGGCGGTATATAAACCGATGACCAGCAGGGGATGCACGGCGTCATGAAATTTAAATAAAGCAAAAAGGGTGGAAATGAATGCCCCGGTGAGGACACCGATAAAAGGAATGATATTCATTAAGGCGGAAAAAAAACCTAAAATGATGGACAGGTCAAGGCCGATCCAGGTCAGTCCAATCATATATAAAACGCCTAAAACAGCGCTGATGAGCAGCTGCCCGCCGATAAATTGCCTTAAAATTTGGTCGATTTCACCGAGATGTTCCTTGAAACGGCGCTGATAGACTTCGGGAACCAGGCGCGGAATCCAAAGCCTGATCTTATCAAAATCAAACAACAGGTAGAGCAAAACGACGGGGATCAATAAAAGGTCAATAAAAAAAAGTAAAAAATTCAGCGTTTTCGAAAAAACCTGTGCCGCGAAATTAGAGATCGACTCGGCCATTCCCGGAGAAAGGGCT contains these protein-coding regions:
- a CDS encoding Glu/Leu/Phe/Val dehydrogenase, producing the protein MAVSQFNQAADLLHLDPNIRKRLIAPKRALLVSVPVAMDDGHVEVFQGYRVHHDCTLGPSKGGVRYHPDVTLGEICALAMWMTWKCALVGLPFGGAKGGVNCDPSTFSRKELQRLTRRYTSEILVMIGPEIDIPAPDIGTNEQIMAWMMDTYSQHKGYSVPGIVTGKPLSIGGSMGRNAATGQGLVYILAEALKQKNTSLAGKEVVIQGFGNVGFNTAEILFKEGCKIVGISDAFSGLYDPKGLSISKLIEHVKKEKVVDGFPEGEKITNEDLFSLKCDVVIPAAISNQITHKNAKKLQCSIVLEGANGPTSLEADVILRDRGIWVIPDILANAGGVTVSYFEWVQGMQNFFWKEKEVMEKLKEVMTGAFLNVFETARKEKVDLRTAALMLGIKKISDAYLARGLFP
- a CDS encoding AI-2E family transporter; translation: MKNLQKFWVIVLMAGAILVTIAYQLSEILWPFIFAFIFAYLLYPFVKQLKKAGIRKSPAVWGVFLIFSLLFLTLGAFLVSMIRAEIPAVQEKIPVYADTLQKNGIPYLEKILHLKLQKTTQDYIKGFTERLLALSPGMAESISNFAAQVFSKTLNFLLFFIDLLLIPVVLLYLLFDFDKIRLWIPRLVPEVYQRRFKEHLGEIDQILRQFIGGQLLISAVLGVLYMIGLTWIGLDLSIILGFFSALMNIIPFIGVLTGAFISTLFALFKFHDAVHPLLVIGLYTAGHLLDGYYLNPKIVGHRIGLHPLLMILVLLTGGKLFGVMGLLFSVPVAAVGNYLLKAGFNAYMKSNFYTGKSSVP